CCGTGCTGTTTCTGGTGGGCGGCGCCGGTCTCCTGGCGCTGCTCGGGTACCTGGCCGTCGCGCATCCGGACTCGCCCCTGCTGCGCGGGGCGATTGGCGCCCTGGCGATGGTGGCGCTCTGCGCGGCGGTGACGCCGTGGATCAAGGTGTCACTGCACATGGCGGCGGCATCGCTGGCGACGGCGGTGCTGCTGTCTCGCGGGTTGCCGGCCGGATGGCTGCTCGCGCTCGTGCTGCCGCTGCTCGCCTGGGCGCGGGTGGCTCTGGGCCGCCACGGCTGGGCCGAGGTCGCGCTCGGCTTCCTCGCTGGTTCCATCACCGGCCTCGTTCTCGGGCTGCTGCCCTGACCCCTTCCGACTCTCAGCGCAGGATCGATCATCGTGCTCACCAGCCTCTCCGCGGCACCGCCCCCCGTGCCTCTCCGGCCCGTCCTGATCGCGGCCGCGCTCTACGCGCCCGCCGGCATCGTCCCCGTGCTGCCCGGCGGTGCGGTGCAGATGGACGAGATCACCGGGGTGGCTCTCGCGTACATCATCCTCGTTTTCGCGCTTTCCACCGCCTGGTTCGCGCGGCGGCAGGAAACCCCCTGGACGGAGCGTACGGCGCGCTACGCCGCCGCCGCCGCCGCGATGGGTGCGCTCGCCTCGCTGGTCGTGACGATCCTGGCGCGCGCGGCGGGACTGGAGCAGGCTTTCCCATCGACGGGGATGAACTTCGAGATCGCGGAGTGCTGGAGCTGCGAGCCTCCGTCGGACATGGCCGTGCGCCTGATCTGGTACTACCTGCGCTTCGTCATCGCCGCCACGCTCCTCTCGCCGCTCGCGGGAGCCGTCGGCCGGTCGTTCGGCGGGCGCGTGCGCGACGCGGCGGCTGCACGTTGAGCTGCTGAGGGGCAGAAGTGGCTGTGCTGAGGCGTTCCGATGACGCGCATATACCGCGAACACCGCAAAGCCGAGGGCAACATGACGTCGATGACCAGGAAGCCGATCCATCTTGGACCTTCCACGCTGTTGCCGCTGGCGTTCTTGAGCGTCCTTCTCCTGGTGCTCGCGATGGTCTTTACGCCGGCTCCCGGCGGCCCATACCTTCCGACTGCATCGACCGGCCTCCCCGTCGGCGCGAACCCGCTCACGGCGGCGATCAATGAAGACGGCAGGTTCCATCTGCTGGAGAGTTCGGAGTGGATGCCCGTGGGTGATGCGGATCTGTCCGAGAGAGTGCGTGCGCTTGTCGCCTCCAGGCCCGGCGCGACGCGGCTGTACGTGACGGCCGATCGCGATGCCCCATACGCCCGGTTGCTCGTGCTGGCGGAGGCCGCGCGGGGTGCCGGCGTCCAGCAGCTCGACCTCGCAACCGAATGCCCTCAAGGCAAGGAGTCTCTGCTCGACGCCTGCCATCGGTGAGCGTGCGACGGGACGACGAACCCCTGCGGCATTGCGCCACGGGGGTTTGTTCTGGTGGGTGGCGGCTGGCGGCGGAGCCGGGGCGGGCACGGGCAGCCACGTGGGGCGGCCCCGACGGGTGCGGTGTGGTGGAATGCGGGGGACGATGCGGGGCGGGGGGCGGGCGCGACAAATCGCGCCCCTACGGGACGGTGGGTGAAGCAGGGGTCGCGGCGCGGCGGGCGGTGGGTACCGGATCGGCGCGTGTGGGCGGGCATCGGCGTAGCCCGTGACACGGGCGCGATGAATCGCGCCTCTACGAGAGATCTGTGCGAACAGCGCGGAGTTCTCCCCCTCACCCGCCCTGCGCCCCCGCAGGCGGGGGAGGGGGCCGGGGGGAGGGGGCCCTCCGGCCCCTCACCGCCCCGCCATCCCGCTCATCCCGCTCATCGCGGAGCCGAGCATCAGCAGCAGCATGAGGAGGAAACCCGCGATCGCCAGTGCGCGGCCCGGGGTCATCTCGCCGTGCTCCACGCGCAGGTCCATGGCCTCGTCCCAGGTGGTGCGGCCGCGCGCGGTGAGGCGGAAGTAGCTGGCGATCGGCACCAGGATGGTCAGGATCGGGAGTCCCGCGCCCATGCCGAGCACCCACGCCCGCCCCGCCCGCTGGAACGACTGCCCCAGCGAGAGCCGACCACCCTCCGCCGTGGTGACCCGCACGGCGAACAGCGACTTGCCCGGCGTGGTGCCGAACAGGTGCAGGAGCAGCCCCTCCAGCAGCACCACCAGCACTCCCAGCACCGCGGTCATCAGGAACTGGTCGGCCGCCCTGATCGCCGTCGGGTCCGTCGGCATGCGCGCGGCGATGGCGGGGATGGCGCTCGCCACGCCTCCCATCACGAACAGGCACACCAGGATGTCCGTCAGCCGAGCGCCGAGCCGCAGCCAGGGGCGCGGCGCGTAGCTGGCGCGGGGCGCGGGCGCTTCGGCGGGGGTCCACTCCGCCTCGGCGCGGGGGGCGGGGGCGGAGGCGGGCTGCACCCAGGTGGGCGAGAGGATGGAGAAGTCGCCCACGCGCGCCCACTCGCGCATCCCGTCCGTCCAAACGAGCGAGTCCGCGTCGAGCACTCCGTTGGCCACCAGGGAGCGCACCTCCTCCAGCGATCGGGGACCGACCCGTTCGCCGTTGAGCGCGTAGTACCACCCCGATGCCGCCGTATCCATCATCCGCTCTCCGGTGTAGAAGTCCGGGGGGCCGCCCCGGCGGGCGGTATTGTAGGGCGCGGCGGGGGTGCACGCCAGCCGGGAAGGGCGCCCGCCGCTGGCCCGCGGGTTGCATCGCGGGATACGTACGTTTCCTCAGCGGCGCGCATCCGGCGCGTCCCCCCATGGTCCGGCGGCCCTCCGTGTAGTATCGTGAGGGCCGCGGATGCATCGCGGCGCCCCGCGCGCCGCTCCGCCGAGCAGCGACAGCCCAAAAGCAGCGCCCGGCCGCGCCCCCGCGGTGCGAGAGGGCGATTGCCCGTCTGCGACACGGGACGCCGCGCGTGGCGTCCCCCCGATTCGAATACCCCGTGCAGCAGGAGCCGCCCGTGGATCCCGTGAACGACACTCCGACGAACCTCACCCCCGCCGGCGACGGCGATG
Above is a window of Longimicrobium sp. DNA encoding:
- a CDS encoding biopolymer transporter ExbD; the protein is MTRIYREHRKAEGNMTSMTRKPIHLGPSTLLPLAFLSVLLLVLAMVFTPAPGGPYLPTASTGLPVGANPLTAAINEDGRFHLLESSEWMPVGDADLSERVRALVASRPGATRLYVTADRDAPYARLLVLAEAARGAGVQQLDLATECPQGKESLLDACHR
- a CDS encoding RDD family protein: MMDTAASGWYYALNGERVGPRSLEEVRSLVANGVLDADSLVWTDGMREWARVGDFSILSPTWVQPASAPAPRAEAEWTPAEAPAPRASYAPRPWLRLGARLTDILVCLFVMGGVASAIPAIAARMPTDPTAIRAADQFLMTAVLGVLVVLLEGLLLHLFGTTPGKSLFAVRVTTAEGGRLSLGQSFQRAGRAWVLGMGAGLPILTILVPIASYFRLTARGRTTWDEAMDLRVEHGEMTPGRALAIAGFLLMLLLMLGSAMSGMSGMAGR